From Pseudobdellovibrionaceae bacterium, a single genomic window includes:
- a CDS encoding UDP-2,3-diacylglucosamine diphosphatase: MHLSPQNPDHIQRLEGFVDEVLHLPQPVKIFFLGDVFDLWVGTASPVKTLVQPLLQKLKSLQDRGGEVFFFEGNHDLHLDIYFAKRWRFQVVKDSWQGELAGFKVCLEHGDLFDPEDTGYLFLRKFLRKAWVRFLLLNIIPDFVINRVGTYFSKQSSKNTKYKPTASQDREDQTEHKLKNYAASKHAAGIDVFICGHTHQRNSFELSPQKLLINLGTWQDQAPKVLGL, translated from the coding sequence ATGCATCTTTCACCTCAGAACCCAGACCATATTCAAAGGCTGGAGGGTTTTGTGGACGAAGTCTTGCATTTGCCTCAGCCTGTAAAGATATTTTTTTTAGGCGATGTTTTTGATCTTTGGGTGGGGACAGCCTCTCCAGTGAAAACCCTAGTGCAACCTTTATTACAAAAGTTAAAATCTTTGCAAGATCGTGGGGGCGAGGTGTTTTTCTTTGAAGGCAACCATGACCTGCATTTGGATATTTACTTTGCAAAACGCTGGAGATTTCAAGTCGTCAAAGACAGCTGGCAAGGAGAGTTAGCAGGTTTTAAGGTGTGTTTAGAACACGGGGATCTATTTGACCCCGAAGATACGGGTTATTTATTCTTAAGAAAATTTTTAAGAAAAGCGTGGGTGAGGTTTTTATTATTAAACATCATCCCAGATTTTGTGATCAACAGAGTGGGAACGTACTTTTCAAAACAAAGTTCTAAAAACACAAAGTATAAGCCTACGGCTTCTCAAGATCGTGAAGACCAAACAGAGCATAAACTTAAAAACTATGCTGCAAGTAAACATGCAGCAGGCATAGATGTTTTTATCTGTGGTCACACTCACCAAAGAAATTCTTTTGAGCTGTCACCACAAAAACTCCTTATCAACCTCGGCACTTGGCAGGATCAAGCCCCCAAGGTGCTAGGCCT
- the ftsZ gene encoding cell division protein FtsZ, with translation MFEIEESPNIGASIKVCGVGGGGSNAVQTMIENGLNGVEFIVANTDIQALTANKADGKIRLGAELTKGLGAGANPEIGKRAAIESYNQIVEQIEGADMVFVTAGMGGGTGTGGAPVVAKIAKELGALTIGVVTKPFLFEGKKRRKHADLGISELQENVDTLIVIPNQKLLAVSNENTPLVDTFKKADEVLYQAVKGISDLINIRGLINLDFADIRTVMSAKGMAIMGSGLASGENRATEAAKAAISSPLLENISIEGATGIIINVTGGPALTLWEVNEASTLITEAAHEDAEIIFGAVIDERMGDEVRVTVIATGFDQEAQDAIYPTTRSVNRSYSQPAYTVGMSQYSSRQEPQQPMHHQPQQQQQPMQNHDMNAQAQEMLNRAQDMLRQNLESNSYGRSYHQEPVSAPRTEMRPQEPQQPSMPQPHFAPSMKEENTGGYEQQSLIKKEMAQDAYHSAPQQAQPIMPRTEAAGAMPPQTSEKAERLEPITNMDLLPREALLEKARAFREEQERIKRLRESGMSEDMAMKTAREMGEKGLDNKHFGNSIEVPAYLRERQNNKD, from the coding sequence ATGTTTGAAATCGAAGAAAGTCCAAATATAGGCGCTTCAATAAAAGTGTGTGGTGTTGGCGGCGGCGGAAGTAACGCAGTCCAAACCATGATCGAAAATGGCTTAAACGGTGTAGAATTCATCGTGGCCAATACTGATATTCAGGCCTTAACAGCCAACAAAGCCGATGGAAAAATCAGATTGGGTGCTGAATTGACAAAGGGCTTAGGGGCAGGTGCCAATCCAGAAATTGGAAAGCGTGCTGCTATTGAATCTTACAACCAAATCGTAGAACAGATCGAAGGTGCGGACATGGTTTTTGTCACTGCTGGAATGGGCGGTGGAACAGGAACTGGTGGTGCTCCAGTAGTGGCTAAAATTGCAAAAGAACTAGGTGCACTGACTATCGGTGTGGTGACTAAACCTTTCCTATTTGAAGGTAAAAAACGTCGCAAGCATGCTGATCTTGGGATCTCTGAATTGCAAGAAAATGTGGACACTTTAATAGTGATCCCTAACCAAAAACTTTTAGCGGTTTCAAACGAAAACACTCCATTAGTGGACACTTTTAAAAAAGCCGACGAGGTTTTATACCAAGCTGTCAAAGGCATATCTGATTTGATCAATATCCGTGGTCTGATCAACTTAGACTTTGCAGACATCAGAACAGTCATGTCTGCTAAAGGTATGGCGATCATGGGTTCTGGTCTTGCTTCAGGCGAGAATAGAGCGACAGAAGCAGCCAAAGCGGCAATCAGCTCGCCACTTCTTGAGAATATTTCTATTGAAGGTGCGACAGGAATCATCATCAATGTGACGGGTGGACCTGCCCTGACTCTATGGGAAGTCAACGAAGCCTCAACACTGATCACTGAAGCCGCTCATGAAGATGCAGAGATCATTTTTGGTGCTGTGATTGATGAAAGAATGGGGGATGAAGTTCGTGTGACAGTCATCGCCACGGGTTTTGATCAAGAAGCACAAGATGCGATTTATCCTACAACAAGAAGTGTAAATCGCAGTTACTCGCAACCTGCTTACACAGTGGGGATGTCACAGTACTCTTCTCGTCAAGAGCCACAACAACCTATGCACCACCAACCCCAACAGCAGCAACAGCCCATGCAAAATCATGATATGAATGCCCAGGCGCAAGAGATGCTGAATCGTGCACAGGACATGTTAAGACAAAATTTGGAAAGTAACAGCTATGGACGCTCTTATCATCAAGAGCCCGTCAGTGCTCCTAGAACTGAAATGCGTCCCCAAGAGCCACAACAGCCCTCTATGCCTCAACCTCACTTTGCGCCATCTATGAAAGAAGAAAATACAGGTGGGTATGAGCAGCAGTCTTTGATTAAAAAAGAAATGGCACAGGATGCGTATCACTCTGCTCCTCAGCAAGCGCAACCGATCATGCCTCGCACAGAAGCAGCTGGTGCAATGCCTCCACAGACTTCTGAAAAGGCAGAACGCTTAGAGCCAATCACCAATATGGATCTTCTTCCCAGAGAAGCTTTACTTGAGAAAGCCCGCGCTTTCCGTGAAGAGCAAGAGCGTATAAAAAGACTTCGTGAAAGCGGAATGAGTGAAGACATGGCCATGAAGACAGCCAGAGAGATGGGTGAAAAGGGTTTAGACAATAAACACTTTGGCAACTCTATCGAAGTGCCTGCTTACTTAAGAGAAAGACAAAACAACAAAGACTAA
- the ftsA gene encoding cell division protein FtsA encodes MESLISNNKTIVCGLDIGSTHVTAIVAEIVHDGLKVVGFGKVAHQGVRQGAIVDITKTTEAIKKARKEAELNSGHFINSAWVSCGGLHVRSRDSHGMVAIENKEVSKQDYERAIKTAKAIVLADDQQIIHVVPKEFIIDGQGGIRNPIGIQGLRMEVLVHIISGARTYFPNALKCIESAGLKCSGFVLQQLASSIAILSEDEKELGVCLADIGGGTTDLICYKDGAVIHTASLPIGGQHFTQDISIGLRTSPVEAEKIKKEFGHCLPQSSELEETFEVPGVGDGSLRTISRRNLCEIVEPRAEEAFKILFDHLDHCGLTRKMNAGVVLTGGGSQLKGFVELGKYHYDLPIRRGIPNINSSIKETICTSEMSAAVGLLLYGYEQLDKKEIAQRKNSSSASATSGGSFMNFAKQIRDLFS; translated from the coding sequence ATGGAAAGTTTGATCTCAAATAATAAAACAATTGTGTGTGGATTAGATATCGGGTCTACGCATGTCACAGCCATCGTCGCAGAAATTGTACATGATGGGTTAAAGGTTGTGGGCTTTGGTAAAGTGGCGCACCAAGGTGTTCGCCAAGGTGCTATCGTAGACATCACCAAAACAACTGAAGCCATCAAAAAGGCGCGCAAAGAAGCAGAACTCAACTCGGGACATTTTATCAATTCAGCATGGGTGAGTTGTGGTGGATTGCATGTGCGCTCTCGCGATTCCCATGGGATGGTCGCGATTGAAAACAAAGAAGTTTCAAAACAAGATTACGAACGTGCGATCAAGACGGCCAAAGCCATTGTGCTTGCTGACGATCAGCAGATCATTCACGTGGTCCCCAAAGAATTTATCATTGATGGACAAGGTGGAATTCGCAATCCCATTGGGATTCAAGGTTTGCGTATGGAAGTTCTTGTTCATATCATCTCTGGAGCGCGTACGTATTTTCCTAATGCGCTTAAGTGTATCGAGTCTGCTGGTTTAAAGTGTAGTGGCTTTGTTCTACAGCAATTGGCTTCTTCTATAGCGATTCTCTCTGAAGATGAAAAAGAATTAGGCGTGTGTTTGGCTGACATTGGTGGTGGGACAACAGATCTTATTTGCTACAAAGACGGGGCTGTAATTCACACGGCGTCTCTTCCGATCGGTGGTCAACATTTTACACAAGATATTTCTATTGGTTTAAGAACTTCTCCTGTAGAGGCTGAAAAGATCAAAAAAGAATTCGGTCACTGTTTGCCACAATCTTCCGAGCTCGAAGAGACTTTTGAAGTTCCAGGTGTGGGCGACGGTTCTCTAAGAACCATCTCTCGTCGTAACTTATGTGAAATTGTTGAGCCTAGAGCCGAAGAGGCGTTTAAAATTCTTTTTGACCATTTGGATCACTGCGGACTGACTCGTAAGATGAACGCAGGTGTGGTGCTCACAGGTGGAGGCAGTCAGCTTAAAGGTTTTGTGGAACTAGGTAAGTATCACTATGATTTGCCTATTCGCAGAGGTATTCCAAATATCAACTCTAGTATCAAAGAGACGATTTGTACCTCTGAAATGTCAGCAGCAGTAGGGTTATTGCTGTATGGGTACGAGCAATTGGACAAAAAAGAAATTGCTCAAAGAAAAAACTCCAGCAGTGCTTCGGCAACTTCTGGAGGATCATTTATGAATTTTGCTAAACAAATTAGAGATCTCTTTAGTTAA
- a CDS encoding cell division protein FtsQ, translating into MKILKYNFLGLVLLFIFALLFVEAKNQSMHRPQYHLLENASWTLGESQKQEYEKLVEELNSQASALWFLNGYRQQLKQLKSLPFIQNVNIRWSLQEPVRIESTVSEVKAMLFENGKWSLLNSEGEVLKTITQNQTLDLPIISSKKVLEETKLKQKAFKIFAALENSENFLTLKQVSEVSVDKRGLYFIFSPGYKVYLADDNFSSQFQRVSEVFKYLEMRKIEVEFVDSQFKNKILVRPTKKSTSAL; encoded by the coding sequence ATGAAAATCCTTAAATATAATTTTTTAGGTCTAGTTTTGCTTTTTATTTTTGCACTGCTTTTTGTGGAAGCCAAAAACCAGTCCATGCACAGGCCCCAGTATCATTTGCTTGAAAATGCAAGTTGGACTTTAGGCGAGTCACAAAAGCAAGAGTATGAAAAATTAGTGGAAGAGCTTAATTCTCAAGCAAGTGCTCTTTGGTTTCTAAACGGATATCGCCAACAACTTAAGCAACTTAAGTCCTTGCCCTTCATTCAAAACGTAAATATCAGATGGAGTTTGCAGGAGCCTGTAAGAATTGAATCCACAGTGTCTGAAGTGAAGGCAATGTTATTTGAAAACGGGAAATGGTCTTTGCTCAATTCCGAAGGTGAGGTTTTAAAAACCATCACGCAAAACCAGACTTTAGACTTGCCTATTATTAGTTCAAAAAAAGTACTTGAAGAGACAAAACTTAAGCAAAAAGCCTTTAAAATTTTTGCTGCTCTGGAAAATTCTGAAAATTTTTTGACGCTTAAACAGGTGTCAGAGGTTTCTGTTGATAAAAGAGGTTTGTATTTTATTTTTTCTCCAGGTTACAAAGTCTATCTTGCGGATGATAATTTTTCTTCACAATTTCAAAGAGTGAGTGAAGTGTTTAAGTATCTTGAGATGAGAAAAATTGAAGTTGAATTTGTAGATTCGCAATTCAAAAATAAAATTCTTGTTCGCCCCACGAAAAAAAGCACATCTGCGTTATAG
- a CDS encoding D-alanine--D-alanine ligase — protein sequence MIAIVQGGSNSEAAVSRSSSKAVQEAMQKLGYEFKVFEADENLYNNLRSEKFRCCFIALHGQKGEDGVIQGLCEYIGLPYTGSGLLASALAFNKQKSKEIFRQCDIPVMESFVVTRAGQTTAPKPSRYPVIIKPNRDGSSVGVMKCSTHEEYSKNLQEALKQNSDVIVEDFIQGEDFTVGVFDGKALEPILIRPKEGFYDYTNKYTAGKTDYLIPAPVPEELKQKCKAWSETIFKKMDLKVYARVDFMCTAEGEAYALEVNTLPGLTPTSLLPKAAKYEGYEFSDIIKLLVERATLDYENP from the coding sequence ATGATTGCCATCGTTCAAGGCGGATCAAATTCTGAAGCCGCAGTCAGCCGCAGTTCATCTAAAGCCGTTCAAGAGGCCATGCAAAAATTAGGTTATGAGTTTAAGGTCTTTGAAGCTGACGAAAATCTTTATAATAATTTAAGATCAGAAAAATTTCGTTGTTGCTTTATTGCTTTGCACGGACAAAAAGGTGAGGACGGTGTCATCCAAGGTTTATGTGAATACATTGGTCTTCCTTATACAGGAAGTGGTTTATTGGCTTCGGCTTTGGCCTTTAACAAACAGAAGTCCAAAGAAATCTTTAGGCAGTGTGATATTCCTGTGATGGAAAGTTTCGTTGTGACTCGCGCGGGTCAGACGACCGCACCAAAGCCATCGAGATATCCCGTGATCATTAAACCTAACCGTGATGGTTCAAGTGTCGGAGTGATGAAGTGCAGTACTCATGAAGAGTATTCTAAAAATTTACAAGAGGCCCTCAAGCAAAACTCTGATGTGATTGTGGAGGACTTCATTCAAGGCGAAGACTTTACGGTGGGTGTTTTTGATGGCAAGGCTCTTGAGCCGATTTTGATTCGCCCTAAAGAAGGCTTTTATGATTACACAAATAAGTACACGGCAGGAAAGACGGATTATCTGATCCCTGCTCCTGTGCCTGAAGAGTTAAAGCAAAAGTGCAAAGCTTGGTCTGAGACGATTTTTAAGAAAATGGACCTTAAGGTGTACGCGCGTGTTGATTTTATGTGCACAGCTGAGGGTGAAGCTTATGCCTTAGAAGTGAACACTTTGCCTGGACTAACGCCCACATCTCTTTTACCAAAGGCAGCTAAATATGAAGGCTATGAATTTTCTGATATCATAAAGCTGTTGGTGGAAAGGGCGACATTGGACTATGAAAATCCTTAA
- the murB gene encoding UDP-N-acetylmuramate dehydrogenase: MTSLIQNDVELKRFTTWKVGGVADHFASPANLDEVKESIAWAKNQKLPITILGQGSNVLVSDKGVRGLVLSTRRLQELQILSEDQALRVQCQTGVLKYKLMRLFLKYNLDPALFLSGIPGDIGGGVVMNAGVGESIQPREFCEIIESVQVLKWKTEGETCNFDLVTYKQDELQWSYRHSHGWQPGFVFSAIVSWPMHPNPDIAAIVKQAIDLRRLKQPLDKPSCGSVFVNPEGHKSGALIESCGLKGFSVGGAQVSNKHANFIVNTGQATASDIHQVISHVQSKVFEKYNVKLHTEVVYMGEWSH, encoded by the coding sequence ATGACTTCTTTGATCCAAAATGATGTGGAACTGAAACGCTTCACCACATGGAAAGTGGGTGGTGTTGCCGATCATTTTGCTTCTCCAGCAAATTTAGATGAAGTGAAAGAGTCCATCGCTTGGGCTAAGAATCAGAAGCTCCCCATTACTATTTTAGGTCAAGGCTCCAATGTTCTGGTTAGTGACAAGGGGGTGCGGGGTTTAGTGCTCTCGACCCGACGTTTACAGGAGCTACAAATTTTATCTGAAGATCAAGCCTTACGCGTGCAATGTCAGACAGGGGTTTTAAAATATAAATTGATGCGTTTGTTTTTAAAGTACAACCTCGACCCCGCTCTGTTTCTTTCAGGAATTCCTGGAGACATCGGTGGGGGTGTGGTGATGAATGCAGGAGTGGGGGAAAGTATTCAACCCCGAGAGTTCTGCGAGATCATTGAAAGTGTTCAGGTTTTAAAATGGAAGACAGAGGGCGAGACCTGTAACTTTGATCTGGTCACTTATAAGCAGGACGAATTGCAATGGAGTTATAGGCACTCTCATGGTTGGCAACCAGGGTTTGTGTTTTCGGCTATTGTTTCTTGGCCTATGCACCCCAACCCCGATATTGCCGCTATCGTAAAGCAGGCCATTGATCTAAGAAGGCTCAAGCAACCTCTGGACAAACCCAGTTGTGGATCAGTGTTTGTAAATCCCGAGGGGCATAAGTCAGGAGCTTTGATTGAGTCTTGTGGTCTTAAAGGATTTTCAGTTGGGGGTGCTCAAGTTTCAAATAAACACGCCAACTTTATTGTGAATACAGGACAAGCCACAGCCAGTGACATTCATCAAGTCATTAGCCATGTTCAAAGCAAAGTCTTTGAAAAATACAATGTAAAGCTGCATACTGAAGTGGTTTACATGGGAGAGTGGTCCCATTAG
- the murC gene encoding UDP-N-acetylmuramate--L-alanine ligase, with amino-acid sequence MDISTNRFHFIGVGGIGMSGLAEILASLGATVSGSDVKESARTEYLQSAGVKIYIGHSAKNVADADVVVYSSAIPKDNPEYIYALENKIPLIRRAEALAELMRLKRGIAVAGTHGKTTTTSLIAASMMATDVDPTVIVGGVLKQLNSNAKLGAGQWLIAEADESDGSFDKLSPEIAIITNIDNDHLDHFGSYNALKEAYRNFAEKVPFYGLLIYCGDDYDLVDLLKGFSKPTITYGFYEEMDYWLTSLGDEQYEVYKGKEKLGQFVCPVPGSHNALNSLAALIAVIEGVGLTFDQAVKGLEQFSGVGRRFQLGAENKDNIIFIDDYAHHPTAVAQVLKAAKERYSSRRIVSVFQPHRYSRVQSCWDQFLNCFDLSDVVYFTDLYPAGEAPIEGISSETLATELYHPNAKHLVGDLAQVAESLKDQIQKNDVVLIMGAGNINHLTAMLNEPLK; translated from the coding sequence TTGGATATAAGCACAAATAGATTTCATTTTATAGGTGTCGGCGGGATCGGCATGAGTGGGCTGGCAGAAATTTTAGCTAGCCTAGGTGCAACGGTTTCAGGCAGTGATGTCAAAGAGAGTGCCCGCACCGAATATCTACAAAGTGCAGGAGTCAAAATCTATATTGGCCATTCTGCCAAAAATGTCGCAGACGCTGATGTAGTGGTGTACTCCAGTGCCATTCCTAAAGACAATCCTGAGTACATTTATGCTCTAGAAAATAAAATTCCTTTGATCCGTAGGGCAGAAGCTTTAGCTGAACTGATGCGCCTTAAAAGGGGCATTGCTGTTGCGGGCACTCATGGCAAGACAACGACAACCAGTTTGATTGCGGCCTCCATGATGGCCACCGATGTGGACCCTACAGTGATTGTGGGTGGGGTGCTCAAGCAGCTCAATAGCAACGCTAAGCTTGGGGCAGGACAGTGGTTGATCGCTGAGGCCGATGAAAGCGATGGATCTTTTGATAAGCTTTCACCAGAAATTGCTATCATCACCAATATCGACAACGATCATTTGGATCACTTTGGCAGTTACAACGCTCTTAAAGAGGCCTATCGTAACTTTGCAGAGAAGGTGCCTTTTTATGGACTGTTGATTTACTGTGGTGATGATTATGATCTTGTGGATCTGTTAAAAGGTTTTTCTAAACCCACGATCACCTACGGTTTTTATGAAGAGATGGACTATTGGTTGACCTCACTTGGTGATGAGCAGTACGAAGTTTACAAAGGCAAAGAAAAGTTAGGACAGTTTGTGTGTCCCGTTCCAGGCAGTCACAATGCTTTAAATTCTTTAGCCGCACTCATTGCCGTCATAGAAGGTGTAGGTCTTACCTTTGATCAAGCCGTAAAAGGTCTTGAACAGTTCTCAGGTGTAGGCCGTCGATTTCAACTGGGAGCAGAGAACAAAGACAATATTATTTTTATCGACGATTACGCTCATCACCCGACAGCTGTGGCCCAAGTTCTTAAGGCAGCTAAGGAAAGATATTCTAGCCGTCGAATTGTGTCGGTCTTCCAACCCCACAGATACTCTAGAGTGCAGTCATGTTGGGATCAGTTTTTAAATTGTTTTGATCTTTCAGATGTTGTGTATTTTACGGACCTGTATCCTGCGGGGGAAGCCCCCATTGAAGGGATCAGCTCTGAAACTTTGGCCACAGAACTTTATCACCCTAACGCCAAACATTTGGTGGGAGATTTAGCGCAAGTGGCAGAATCTTTAAAAGACCAGATTCAAAAAAATGATGTCGTGTTAATAATGGGAGCGGGCAATATCAATCATCTGACGGCAATGCTTAACGAGCCCCTCAAATGA
- the murG gene encoding undecaprenyldiphospho-muramoylpentapeptide beta-N-acetylglucosaminyltransferase, whose protein sequence is MKAIKVLLAGGGTGGHIYPALAIAKRIEDQFPQSRIEFVGSRRGLEKNIIPKHGYKLHMLAVGQLHSSVGRVKQLKTLLLMPVVFAQALWIILKFRPSFVLGVGGYASGPLVLVASLLRIKTAIWEANVEPGITNKILAKFVKHCFVVFEVSQKFFPPHKTKCLGYPVRKEFEELHQNKKNSVSPPAASSRPLKVLVFGGSQGAAVFNKVIPEVSSQYPEIEFTLQTGAKNYADFEGKTWPQNLRILPFLDPIVDYYLQADLILSRSGAGAIAELSALGAHCLFVPFPRASDDHQRKNAETLWEKKAADMILESDFNEERLSEFLRQYLNRSVSQNAEMQKNMLDFFKSGATQAIVDTMVKA, encoded by the coding sequence GTGAAAGCCATAAAAGTTTTATTGGCGGGCGGAGGCACGGGGGGACATATTTACCCTGCCTTGGCCATTGCCAAACGTATCGAGGACCAATTTCCACAAAGTCGTATTGAATTTGTCGGGAGCCGTCGGGGGCTAGAAAAGAACATCATTCCAAAGCACGGTTACAAGTTGCACATGCTTGCTGTGGGTCAGCTCCACTCCAGTGTGGGGCGAGTCAAACAGCTGAAAACTCTATTGTTGATGCCCGTGGTTTTTGCTCAGGCCCTATGGATCATATTAAAGTTTCGACCCTCTTTTGTCTTAGGTGTGGGAGGTTATGCTTCAGGGCCCTTAGTGCTTGTGGCCAGTCTGCTTAGAATCAAAACGGCCATTTGGGAAGCCAATGTGGAGCCAGGAATCACCAACAAGATTTTAGCAAAATTCGTGAAGCATTGTTTTGTGGTGTTTGAGGTGAGCCAAAAGTTTTTTCCTCCTCATAAGACCAAGTGTTTGGGCTATCCCGTCCGAAAAGAGTTTGAAGAGCTGCACCAAAACAAAAAAAACTCTGTCAGCCCACCTGCCGCGTCTTCTCGGCCTCTTAAAGTTTTAGTCTTTGGGGGGAGCCAAGGAGCTGCGGTTTTTAATAAAGTGATTCCTGAAGTCAGCAGCCAGTACCCTGAGATAGAGTTCACCTTACAGACAGGAGCCAAAAACTATGCTGATTTTGAAGGCAAAACTTGGCCCCAGAATTTAAGGATTCTGCCTTTTTTAGATCCCATTGTAGACTACTATCTTCAGGCCGATTTGATTTTAAGTCGCTCTGGAGCAGGAGCGATTGCGGAGCTGTCAGCTCTTGGAGCCCATTGCTTGTTTGTGCCCTTCCCTAGAGCTTCAGATGATCATCAGCGTAAGAACGCCGAGACTCTTTGGGAGAAGAAGGCCGCAGATATGATCCTTGAGAGTGATTTTAACGAAGAACGCCTTTCTGAGTTTTTGCGCCAATATCTCAACCGAAGTGTGTCACAAAATGCCGAAATGCAAAAAAACATGCTAGATTTCTTTAAGTCTGGAGCTACGCAAGCTATTGTGGATACTATGGTGAAAGCCTAA
- a CDS encoding putative lipid II flippase FtsW, with the protein MGFLKSIPERISEADRTILWIVMCLLGLGLIQVYTSSYVLAIDKYSDGLFYLKKQALFTVVGLVALFSILALKTQTLLRLGYVGFFVSLLALALTLVPHVGVQAGGAHRWLQLPFGFRFEPSEMVKIFALFAVSKWLVQIQDERLWTEANLVRLGMLAAPFGLFLLQPDFGSFVLLSWVLLILFFCFFKPIWPVITATGVLGATAVALVYAEPYRLKRLQSFLDPWSDPKGAGFQIIQSLLSFRSGGWFGRGLGEGQGKLYFLPEAHTDFTLAVLGEEWGFVGFMTIMALIGTLIFKGLQVVLSQTDLQRKILGFGLMSLFAYSVFFNAAVVLGLIPTKGLTMPFMSYGGSSLLGTCILFGIVLNLSCKKE; encoded by the coding sequence ATGGGATTTTTAAAGTCGATACCAGAAAGAATTTCGGAAGCCGATCGCACGATCTTGTGGATCGTCATGTGCTTGTTAGGTTTAGGACTGATTCAGGTCTACACTTCGAGTTATGTCTTAGCGATTGATAAATACAGCGACGGTCTTTTTTATCTCAAGAAGCAGGCGTTATTTACAGTCGTCGGTTTGGTGGCTCTGTTTTCTATTCTCGCACTTAAAACCCAAACACTTTTGCGTTTAGGCTATGTGGGATTTTTTGTCAGTCTGCTGGCACTGGCTTTAACTCTTGTGCCCCATGTGGGTGTTCAGGCAGGAGGCGCACACAGGTGGTTGCAATTGCCCTTTGGGTTTAGGTTTGAACCCTCAGAAATGGTGAAGATCTTTGCTCTTTTTGCTGTCAGTAAATGGCTCGTACAAATTCAAGATGAAAGGTTATGGACAGAAGCCAATCTGGTGAGGCTGGGAATGTTAGCTGCTCCATTTGGATTATTTTTATTACAGCCTGATTTTGGTTCTTTTGTGCTTTTAAGCTGGGTGCTTTTGATTTTATTCTTTTGTTTTTTTAAACCCATTTGGCCTGTCATTACGGCAACTGGGGTGTTAGGGGCTACGGCTGTGGCTTTAGTCTATGCCGAACCTTATCGACTCAAAAGACTGCAATCCTTTTTAGATCCATGGAGCGATCCTAAAGGAGCAGGGTTTCAAATCATTCAAAGTCTTTTAAGTTTCAGATCGGGGGGCTGGTTTGGAAGAGGTTTGGGTGAGGGGCAGGGTAAGCTTTACTTCTTGCCAGAAGCCCATACGGATTTCACTTTGGCTGTACTAGGGGAAGAGTGGGGATTTGTGGGTTTTATGACAATCATGGCTCTGATTGGAACTTTGATTTTCAAGGGACTGCAAGTGGTGCTCAGCCAGACGGATTTGCAGCGCAAGATTCTTGGTTTTGGTCTTATGAGTTTATTTGCGTACTCTGTTTTTTTTAATGCCGCAGTCGTTTTAGGACTGATTCCCACAAAAGGACTGACGATGCCATTTATGAGTTATGGAGGCAGTTCGCTCTTAGGGACTTGCATTCTTTTTGGAATAGTACTTAATTTAAGTTGTAAGAAAGAGTAA